GAAATCAAATGAATTATGAGAACAAAAGTTAGAGAAAAATCTCTATCAGGAGAGTAGACAACCTACAAGCTCAAAGGAGGAGTCTGTGGTGGACATATTGGTGAAGGCAGACTGTAGCAACCCTGCTTCCCTGATTTCTGTATCAgaattatcattaattttggtaCATTTTTTTAGATTCAACCATATGGATGTCACAAACGAATAGACTATAATGAATAACAACAATACAAGGTcaagaaaaattgattttctgTAAAATACCCCGAATATTTTGCCCCATGGTAATGATTGATTTTGCATGAATCTTTAGCCAACAGAGTCCAAGTCATTTGTCATGGGTTTATTTCAAGGTGATCCCAAAATGCAGCAAGTATTTCCATTTCCAGAAGGTAAATTCCACTTTCTTGTCAAAGGTCGTTGTGTTAACGTGCTTATAATcataattactattactattatcaatCTGTGATCTTCTTTAATGGGGATGTAGGTGAGCAAAAAGCATGGCGGCCTGTTAAAAAATCCAACCAGTTGTTTTAAACAGTATACGTTGATAAAATTTGATGCCTACAATAGGTTTTGGAAACAATTCTTATTATTCAGAAACCTACATAGTTATTTGGCTAAATGCAAGTCAGGAAATAATagattaccgtacttattcggctataagccgagcgatttttacacaaatccacactgaatttgggtaaatttgaagccgtagaaggggtcttggcttatagccgagtatttttgattaaaaaaatttctcagcaaaataaaacagcaacaaatgaacatgtattcacttaaaagccgagctaaatagagaagcaagaaacgcttatacttttagactgcgaccgaggacctctagaattgaaaagacgcattcgttcctccagtAAAGCGTCAGCTTAAGCTACATCGCCGCCCGGGCATCGCCGGTTCTGCTTGTCAacgggcttccaacacttcgagagccaaacgatgaactgctgttgttctctttgtcttctttacaaagttcacgcaatcaaactcgatctccaatcgcagttacaccaAGTCGTTCTATCTTCTCActactcatcgactgaactatcgaaggaactattatttctccttgaaatactgcagccagcatttcaaggtttagctccgtcaaGATTTcatcgcgctcaacaaagcaatacacggaatgttttttgggagcctggtaaCGATAATAACGAAACTTCCTGCAGCGACGTACGAAGCCTCATGATCacgttgcttgtttgtttctaatcttttgcattcatttattgctttgagtataattttacagtcactgtcactttgtattttcacgaaaatttcatggtcgacgataaacttcaagaccgaaaatggctctcggcttataaccgagtattatgcatttacaattcatgttgatcaagttaattttttgcgtgacaagtttggggtctcggcttatagccgagatcggcttgtagccgaataagtacggtatgtCTCTTTTAACCAGTGAAATGAACTGACCATCAGCTCTTAGAGACATATATGGTGTTCACATAGGTGTACTAACTTTGAGAAATGTTCAGTAGCGTCAAATACATTTTACACCTATGGAGTACATGTAGACTGTGGTTTATAGCATGAgtcgaaaattgtttttttcttgttttctcatACAGTGTTGGATGATGAACAAGAGGAAACATTACGAGCTTATGTGGATCCTGTGTCAAAGTTCTTCGAGGTTGGACTTTGTTTTCACATTATTGTTGcctttttttattacaatgtaGAACTCCACtttcaaaaaggaaaacttCTCTTTCATCTGCAAAGAGTCAGGGCAGGGGGGGGGGTAGGGGAATATGCAGTTCTGTGTAAATCATGAAAATTAGCCTtcagtattttgtttttatgtttaACCTATTTTTGTGGTACAGTAACTACACCTGTATGGAGATTATTAGAGGAATAAAAAACAAGTTTGTGGTATCATTGACAAAGTACTTGCCTTAAGAAAAGTcagcaatttttttaaagaactttATTGAATGACTTCTTCAATTACCCCACCACTTTAAACAGGAGTGTAATGATCCACTGAAGAATGATACAATGGAAAATCTGGACGAAGAAACCATGACAGGTCTTAAAGAGATGGGAGCTTTTGGTCTGCAGGTATTGAGGTTTCTAATATaaggaaacaagcaaaaaatactGTAATACTACTTCAATTATactataataaataataataataataataataataataataataataacaatcataacactgacaataataatgttaattttattgttattaatttataTATCTCCAGGGCTGCAAATGACATCATCATTGGGACATTGGCCAAACAAAATTTATTAATATGCAACGAAAGCCTAATTATGGTCGAACATAATGCATGgacaatattttattataatattttttattatatataattttttatgtACTTTTTTTTATGTACTTTTTTTTATggcaaaatgtttatttgtattcatcttttttttattgtgcttttttgtttttttgtttttttttttttgcatgtctgACCACATTATTGTTTTGCCTGACCAAAATAGTGACTTACCAGGACACATGtcctttcaaaagaaaaaaaaaattgcagccCTGTATCTCTCTGATGCAATTTTCTCTCTGATGCAATTTATGTCTGGATTGGGATTGCTATAATGGAAATTCTGTGGACTATGAAAGAGCTATCATTGTAGGACAGGTTCTTATATCTCAAGTCATTATAACTTCAAATCAACCATTTCAATTCAAAAGTTATTTGGTCATTCTACgtttgtaataataaaaaaatacgaCTGATGAAGAAGCCTTGGTAATATCGTAACCTGATTGATATCATGCATATAACAGCTACTAGAAGACAAgattttcataataattatttcctttAGATCTTCCCTCAAGGGAGAGGACTCTGGGAGTGCACTGTAGTTTGAAACTGCTCCTACTGTAAATTATTCTTAGAAGTAATAATATTGTACCAACTTACATGTAAGAATGGTAAATTTTTGTTCTTCAGGTACCAACAGATTTAGGTGGACTTGGTCTTACGAATACGCAGGTTTGTGTTAATTATGAGTCTGTTGTTAATTATGAGActaaaactttttttatttatatttctgTCAATCTAAAAGATGCAAAAAATAGTTAATAGTAGTTCATTCTTTGCAATTGTATCTTTCTGCTTGAAAGTGTAGTTTATGTTCCTTGGTATGCCAAGTGTCACCTCAGTACTTCAAACAATGAAGAGTTGTTAATACTGTGAAATAGAAGTTCACCAATAACTAACCTTTTTAAGACAGCTTCATCGTTATTTCATTAGAGAGACTATAGGTTGTGGCAAATTTTGCTAGGACATTCAGTTTACCTGGTGaaatcatttttcctttacAGTATGCTCGACTTGTGGAGATTGTTGGTGCACACGATCTTGCTGTTGGCATCATTCTTGGTGCGCATCAATCAATTGGCTTCAAAGGAATTCTTCTGCATGGAAACAAAGTAAGTTAATTGAACACCTATCATCATTGTGTGAACAGTGTTTTTTAGTGTACACAGGTAggtgaattattattatatattttttttgaatGCTCCCTCAGAAACTACTCTTAATTATTCATGTGTACGTGCAACtcgtattaatttttttccctttcttttcaaggaacaaaaagaaaaatatttaccTTTGGTAAGACACATGATAGTtgcaataaaaatttaaaattacctTCCATTGGTAATTACTCAACCTGGTATGCTCTGTGAtatactgtaattattattataaattatattatCATTTGCAAAGGAAAAGGACTTTGTTTTGCAGTTCATTCTCTACCAttgtgattattttttttgctaattGTACCAATGAATACTCTCATCCCCTTTCCTCATTTTCAAAGTGGCTTTTCTCTCATCATTCTGTACTTTGGGTTTAAGGTTGCATCTTGCGAAAACATGGCTGCCTTCTGCCTCACTGAGCCAACAAGTGGATCTGATGCTGGAGTATGTGAACTGTTATTTTAACATTGGATACACTTTCCAAACTCATAACTTTGCAAGGGTGTGCTGTTATTGTGATCTAAGAGTGTGTATTGCTGCTCTCTCATAGTCCATTCGAACACAAGCAGAACTAAGCAAGGATGGTAAACACTACATACTGAATGGAGGCAAGCTATGGTAAGTGGCTATCGTAAAAAGAGATAAAACAGCGAGACTTACCAGCCTCTTTCCACATTGTACAAAGCAGTTAACATTAGGAAGAGCAACTTTTGTCTCTGTTAGTGTTGAATTCTTTCGTGGTAATAATCTTGTGAATTAAAGTTATTTTGTATAATACTGGCGTGAGCAGTGTAACTCCTAACAGGTGATGTCATTAGCTTTGTAGTCATAGACCCCTTTCATAAATGGTGGTgtattttgttattaatttgtattaattttatgttAACTGAAcctactagcctcactttggtttaaatattattttgaattttacccATGGCAGTGAGGTAAGAAAGGCTTCTTTGCATTAACACAAAAGCATGTTACATTgttttgatcgccattatgaaagagggtCGTTATCTGGTAATGTTATTAGtgttgtatgtatgtatgtatgtattagTATCATtacgaaataaataaattgataggaaaaatgaaataaaataaaacttatCTCCAGGATCTAAGGCtgcattttttctcttttcacagGATCAGCAATGGAGGATTAGCCGATATTTTCACAGTTTTTGCTAAGGTATGTGAACAAACTATACAACTGCCATCCACAAACGTCTTACATGTAcatgaaatttaatttgtttttcactATAAAACTTAGTGACCTTCCGCTTGGCCAAGATTTAACCAAACTTAATAACCAAAATGCGAAAGCAAAAAGCCCACACGAGAATTATTTATGCACCTGCTCAGCCGAAAGTATGCGGGAGATGGAAAAATGACGAAGGCAGCGGAAATGATTACGCCACAAGTCAACACTCTGATTGGTTTAATAAACATGatacaatcgtgctgcacgtgcgccacgcATTTTACACCTTTCGTGCGCCGTATTCTGTAAAATAACATTGTGAaattactttgtttgttttgttggctACTACGCTAATTAAACAAATCCACCTTTACAAATTGTGATTTTTCAGTTGGCTAGCAAAAGAAATCTTCGCGCACAGTTTCAGAGCAAGTTCAAGATAGCGAATCACGCACAAAATGCGTGGGAGAACGCAAAGTTGTATTTTAAATGGACGTTTTCTTTGACGTTTTTCGTTGTGTCTTAAACTTTGATCTTATTGTTGTATTTAGTTTCCTCTGGACCCGAAGCATGGATTATATGGATGAAGTATTAATTTTTGCAGCCagtacagtgccgtagcaagggtaatataagtgggggggcacgcgagcgccggaggtgcgaggcgctaggggggtgtgggggtatgctcccccagaaaattttgaaatctagaggcttggaaatgatatttccagcgttttccaagagctatttgtgatttacgcatatcgcgaattatttacttcgttcactgtctcagcaaaccaatgcaccttgagagtaaaacacttgcaacgtcaattacaaaatagaaaaccgactatctctgtatcttgaaaccagtaaatgtttggcttttcagagtcatcatagtaagttcgtagttaaaaactgtctgagttgccttagaggcaaacgtagacttcatcggcaggtcgttttttgaaaacttcgcaaacagttgcttgataatatcttattttcaacattttatacaggtctgtttttacattttaggaaaaaaactgggggggcacgggcccccctggctcctccccttgctacggcactgcagtAAAATTTTAGAGTTTCCCTGATCCCTTCCCATTTGTTCTCTGAATCGTCTAGAGCTCTATCCTGGAAACGAGGTCATTCCGCGGCCTTTAACGTCTCTTTACTTCTTGTTGTTGACTTGTCTTTGTATTTCCAGACTCCAGTAAAAGACGAAAAGACCGGGGAAACGAAAGATAAAGTAACAGCATTTATTGTTGAGCGTGGTTTTGGAGGAGTAACGAGGTATTATCTCAAAGTTACTTTGCccagttttcaagtttttagctTTCTAATTGTAGATACCACAAACTTTGAGATTCGTTTATTCGATGTGACTCGGGGAAGATCGGAAAAAACTCAGTTTTCTTAGCAGCAGTCGAAACTGTGACCTTCGGGTTCCAATAAGAGTTTCGGATATTCCACCACGAAACTACATTGTATTAGAggactcgaaaaaaaaaacctctttgACCAGAGTAGAAAAGTAAAAACCTAACCCAGATATGACGCAGAATCCGGCATCGAACTCGCGTTGGTAGAACGAATCTCCACGATGCCAACCCAGGTTCCCATATGTTTCTACTTGTATTTTTTGCTGATGGTACGATTTTTCTTGTCAGTGGTCCACCAGAGAAGAAAATGGGAATCAAGGCTTCCAACACAGCTGAggtaaataaaatgaaatccttGAGTCAAACTTTTGGACACTTTCTTGCAACTTGTCTTGTCTAGCAGTTGTGGTATGACACACGTTTCCTTTTTTCGAGAGTTGTTACTCTGAGCAAAGTTTCTGGCGTCTTGAAtctctttgtgttttttgagcTTGTGTTATTTTATTCTTCCCCTTTTCTTCCTCTTAGGTTTATTTTGACAACGTACCTATACCGGTAGAAAACGTACTTGGAGGTTTGTACTGTGCCTGTAGTTATGCTTTGGTGttaactgcaatgtgttttcAACAGTGTCTTAGCTTTACAGCAAACGGTCTGCAGTCACGTGACTTGTCCTTGCCGCCTCTTTTTCAGGTGTTGGAAATGGATTTAAAGTTGCCATGCACGTTCTTAACAACGGAAGATTTGGAATGGCTGCTGCTTTGTCGGGAACAATGAAGGCTCTTATTGCCAAAGCGGTGAGTAGTCAATTGTATTTCCGGTTATTGCGACAGTAAAAACTGGATTGGATTTTAAGCGTGAACCATTAATTTTATCCCAGACCTGCTGTAAGCCTAAGGTCATGGAAATGCCATTTTATTTCGCGTCAGGCCTGTTTTGCTGTTTTGCATGCGTCTTTTTAGACGTCGCAAGTCACTTTCCAGTGAAAGAGAGCCCGTTTGCTGCAGCGCCATCATTCTGGATTTGAGGTGGAAGGAAGTTGGGCTAATCACGGTCCACCAGCACCCTTACCAGCTCTGATAGCAATTCCTTGCCTTCCCCAACCGTCCTCAGTTACTGAGTACACCAAACTGCAGGCTATAGTCTTCAGACCTCTCATTCACAATTCTCTTCAGTTTTTCATACATTCCCTATTTTAATCTTTTCCCCTATGTTTATTAGGCTGACCATGCTGGCAACAGGGTGCAATTTGGCAGTAAACTAGAACAGTTTGGAGTTATTCAAGAGAAGTTAGCAAGAATGGCCATGTATCAGTATGTCACAGAGGTAAGTTGAGAGAAACTTAAGACGAGAGAGAGGCGAAAAATCAACCAAGCCTTATATCTGATTCTTTGGATTATGTATAAAGGACCCAACTTGATCCGGTCAGATTCCACGCCAGTAACTTGCTTGTCTTCTAAATTTGTGTAGCACTCGGGCTTAAGATTATTTTAGTTGGTGCAGCGGTAAAGCGAAGATTGTGGTTCCCAGAAGCCGAAATCTAACGTCGGAGTCATAAGAAAATCGTCATGAGGGAGTCGTAGTTGGTATCGTAAATCGGAAAGGCCGAAATCACTCGTCGGAGTTGTGAGCACTTCGCAAGTGGTGAAGTCACCACTTCGTATGTGGCGAAGTCAGAGTTGGAATCGAAAATGAAACATACTTTGTGCACGTAGCACGCATGTCGCTCGGATCTTGTGGCCTCTTTTTAGAGAGTGTTACAACCTCATCACTTCCGTTGCATATGAACTGTCTGTGGATGGATCTTAATGCTAACTTACTTTTGCTTTCTTATAGTGTATGGCCTACATGTTAAGCGCCAATATGGATCAAGGAGCCATCGATTTCCAGCTTGAAGCAGCCATCAGCAAAGTGTATGCCTCTgtaagtataaaaaaaaaacctgttggactttgaaagctcttttcgaGACACCATTATCTGATGATTTACTCAAAGGCCAACTGAACAAGGAAACCAGCACATGGTGTGGCTCCTACAGAATCCTATAGtgactagtaataatcagagattagaaaagtgcgtccgatgtgttttgttgctttaaaaCTGGGATTTGCATGATTCTATGGGTGATgacctactacagacatggttataacctcgtacttttgaagcGAGAATATGAAGCACATGACTTTGATTCTGGAGTGCCAAGCTAAAATTAAAGTTAAGCATTGTATGTATGGTTAGATGTGGTCCAAGCCGTTTTTGCTGCCGAAATTGTTCGAAAGTGCGTAACATAGAAATTGTTCGTTGTATTCTCAGGAAGCAGCATGGTTTGTTGCCGATGAGTGCATTCAAATTCTTGGTGGTATGGGATATATGAAGGTACTGCAACATTCTAATATTATAATTTTACACTGAAATATTAACCTTGTTTCTCTGTTTAGTCTCATTCgtattcttattcttattcttgttgtcgttgttgttttgaaggttcttcttcttattataattattactttggCTGCTTGTATCTTGTTAAGAGAAGCGTTACCTGTACCCAGCAAAGTTACCACGATACAAGGTCTGGGTGCTAAGTACCGAGGACGTCCCAGCGAGACaattgtttttctaaaaatataattCCATAAGTGCGTGTTTTATATCAGATGCCAATTTCATATCAAACATGTTCAGATAAATCGATGCGGACGTTAACTTTtactaaattttattttaaaaatagtTTATCCAAACGTTGGAAACGTACTGTAATATCCGATGTTAGGAATTTAAGATTCGGTAACCTTTTCATTCTTCCTCTAAAAATGCTATACTCTAAGTCCTTTCCCCCTAACAATTTTCCGCTTTTATCCCTTGTTCTGTCTCAGGATTGTGGCGCTGAGAGAGTCATGCGCGATCTTAGGATCTTCAGAATATTCGAGGGAACCAATGATATTCTGAGGTTGTTCGTCTCATTGACCGGAATCCAGGTGAATTACGAAGATAGCTATTACAACAAGTAACTAAATGTGTATGAATGCGCGAAATAAGGTGCAGAGTTGAATTTAAAATGTCAGCTATCTTCGGGTTTTCATTAGAACAAGTTCAATAGCAACTTCATCCTCTCTCTTATCAAAGGCTTGGCAACGAAGTACACAACGGTAAACGGAGGTCTATTTGATAAAGGCCAGGAATTGTCGCATAAATTCCAAGTTTAACTAGTGACGTGTACTGTATCTACCACAGCAGGGTTATCGATAGTTTTAAGGGTTATTTGTTTGGATGAGGTTAGGGCGACTGTATATGTTCACTTGAGGAGGAATTTAAAGTTTGTTTGAAATTTAATCTTTGTATCCGTCATATTGAATATGAGTAGAGAGCAAAGAGACACGCCTTGCCCTCTCGTCCCGATTATGCCTCACAAATAATTTCTCGATGAAAGTCATTCTGTGGATGTTAAATGTTAAGGCCGATTTTATAGACATGAGATATGCGGAAAGCTAACGAGGTtgatattttttcctttagcaCGCGGGAAAGCGTCTAACAGAACTACAAAAATCGCTGAAAAATCCTGCTAGTAATCTCGGTCTGATAATATCAGAAGGTGTCAAGCGATCAAAGAGGTAAATAATCACGCTGGATCCGTCGTGTTGTACTGGAGGCCCGtcattgttttgaatttgtgaagaAATCAAAGGAAGGTTTAGTGCCTGGTCAGGCTCTATCATTGCCGCACCAAGAAATTACTGTCAGGGTGGGGAGCTTTGGGAAGGGTGGACTCGGCACACCTCATGCTTGAGTCTTGCATTGTTCCAAGGAAACTATCTTCATCAGTTATATTTTCACATGGACGGGGAGAGTTGTAAATGCCCCCACACCACCCCCCTTTCCCTTTCCACTTAACGTTGTACTAAAGATTTCTGAAAAATGGCGAGGATTGAGGCAGTTTTACTCGAATTCTTCGTTCTCCAAGAATCGCTTAAGGTAATCAAGTTTTCGGAGATTCGTTTTCTTTTGACAAAGAATCTTTGAGTCTGTTTTGTGTAAGATATTTGAAGCAACTACGTTCTCTTGAACAAAGAGACACTTTTAGTAACGTTTATGCGTTTCCTTTTGACAAAGTATCCTTGAGTCTGTTTCGTGCAAGATATTTGAAGCAACTACGTTCTCTTGAACAAAGAGACACTTTTAGTAACGTTCATGCGTGGATTTGTGTaatttttgcattattttttatttactaGGGCCGTCGGTGTTAAATCTGGTCCTTCACTAGCAGAGTACGTTCACTCGGATCTCGCAACCTCCGCAAAATTGGTAAGCATAACTTGCTTTCAGTATTATTCCCTTTgggctaatttttttttctttaaattactTTGTGATAGAAACTAGCTGCTTGCCTTTGCATTCGGatgcttttgtcttttcttaTCGTACACACTTCTAGAACGCCGAAGCCATTCACTTTATGCGACTGTGACAAATGAGTAGGAATTTACATGCAATACTCCTTGTTGAAGTCCCGCTCTAGTCACTGGTTGGATCTAGAATCTAACTTCACCACCTTTTGAAGACAGCCTGTTAGTTGCCTCCTTCCAGTTCGATTTTTAGGAACTGTTGCGTTATATACAGGCCGTTAGAAGCTTGGCTAAAGTTTTTAAATGTTGTCCTTGGCTTCGCTTCAGCGAGCGCGTcatgtttgttttggttttagtcTGTGCCTCTGCACGTATCGATGTAAAGGAATAATGTTTACTAGAGAATTGCGAGTCGTTTCGCTAACAAGTCGTCTTCAGATTCTCTAACGCCCTTGGTCATTTAGCAGACGTATTTAGTCGCTTCGGTAGCTTTGTAGTGACTAAATAGAGCGAGACGACTGTGGGCGTTAGCCAACTAGGTTTTCGTGAAACAATTTGTTTTCAACTAGAACTCGTCTCTTAGGTTTCAGAATCTACAGCAGATTTTGCTTTAACGGTGGAAAAATTGCTTATTCGACACAAGAAGAAAATTATTGGTAAGTTTTTTGGGTTGTTTGAAAACTTTACCAGTAACTTCAAAGATAGAAATGACCGGAATATCTCTCTTGTTCTTTTCCAGACCAACAGTTCTTGCTCAAGAGGCTGGCGGATGCTGCTATTGACATCTATGGCATGGTTGCTGTCCTCTCAAGGTAAGAGAAAAGTTTGAGTTTAAGGAACAGGCGAGAATATTTGGTTGTCCACTATACCAATTTCCCAATAGCCCAACGCCTCAATTGCAGCAGCACAGCTTAACGTAACACTATGCGCGGCTGATTCATACCTTATCTGGAAGGAAATATGATAAAAGAAGTAACTAGAAGGTCATTTGATAACATAACTGTCCATTATTTTTAATCCTTTCGTGATTATTCCTCCATGCTCGGGGCTTACAGCTGTCCAGGAATGAAAATCAGATGCACATCATCCAAATCTGGTATTTCATATCTTTGCTGGAAAGCGAGCAGCAAAGAAAGAATGAGGAAAAGTTTTGCGTGCAGAGTCATTATAATACTTGCCAAGCCATATTGCCTATGTTATTCTCGTTCTTGTCGTAAGCTACTTTAATTTAGTCCTCTGTTATCAAGAAGGGGCGGGAGATTTCCTCTGCTTCCGACCTTCAAAACTGTCACGGTAGGTCATGATGGCACGTTAGGTCATTGCGAGTAAACCCGCCCATTCgtttaattttaataaaactTTTCCTTAATCTTTCTTGCTTCAAATACCCATGTCATTGATCTGTTTCAGAGCATCGCGATCACTCAACAATAAATCCAGCACAGCTCAACATGAAGCTCTCTTAGCGTCAGTATTCTGCGACGAGGTAATTTTTTGCAGTTTCCATTTTTATTTCTGTGAACGTGGTTCATTTGCGCAAATGAGGAGATTAGaagtttgcatatttaatgacaaCACGTGCGTTTTGATTTCTCTTCTGTCTTCTTTTTGAAGGATCAAATTTGAAGTTCTGTGAAGGACGTCGTAACGCtggaattttttgaaatttctctccAAGTTTCTAATTCGTTCATGCCAGGTTAATGTTTCGAAAGATGAGACTCGTTTCAGATACGTGACGACGTCAAGGAATTTTCGTATGTCCGAGTAATGCGAACCTGTATTTTGCTATGACAATGGCCACATGGCCTCCCTAATCGCAGCGAAAACCAAACTACGCCATAATTCAATGAGTTGTAGCCGCAATAA
Above is a genomic segment from Acropora muricata isolate sample 2 chromosome 1, ASM3666990v1, whole genome shotgun sequence containing:
- the LOC136931528 gene encoding very long-chain specific acyl-CoA dehydrogenase, mitochondrial-like — its product is MPHKRASLFTNLDFEPLSSHALYCYVKTITYVDTALLLAETGKFFLQIFQKFGEMLRCGCLRLSQGLAYLPKGRSSQVFSESFSLSRAIAVSSQKTRHGYATSAKPTESKSFVMGLFQGDPKMQQVFPFPEVLDDEQEETLRAYVDPVSKFFEECNDPLKNDTMENLDEETMTGLKEMGAFGLQVPTDLGGLGLTNTQYARLVEIVGAHDLAVGIILGAHQSIGFKGILLHGNKEQKEKYLPLVASCENMAAFCLTEPTSGSDAGSIRTQAELSKDGKHYILNGGKLWISNGGLADIFTVFAKTPVKDEKTGETKDKVTAFIVERGFGGVTSGPPEKKMGIKASNTAEVYFDNVPIPVENVLGGVGNGFKVAMHVLNNGRFGMAAALSGTMKALIAKAADHAGNRVQFGSKLEQFGVIQEKLARMAMYQYVTECMAYMLSANMDQGAIDFQLEAAISKVYASEAAWFVADECIQILGGMGYMKDCGAERVMRDLRIFRIFEGTNDILRLFVSLTGIQHAGKRLTELQKSLKNPASNLGLIISEGVKRSKRAVGVKSGPSLAEYVHSDLATSAKLVSESTADFALTVEKLLIRHKKKIIDQQFLLKRLADAAIDIYGMVAVLSRASRSLNNKSSTAQHEALLASVFCDEAADRIRINLNSLVDSNKITNDTKMSRIAEDVIRNMNTVPAHPLGF